A genomic stretch from Microbacterium proteolyticum includes:
- a CDS encoding DUF6704 family protein, translating into MSNPIGDPGHGHSPAAWTAVIIMLVAFTLGTLFFWLDMPVLVWASVGLLVVGAIVGWVMTKAGYGANGAKSNPKAH; encoded by the coding sequence ATGAGCAACCCCATCGGCGATCCCGGCCACGGACACTCGCCCGCCGCCTGGACGGCCGTGATCATCATGCTCGTCGCGTTCACGCTCGGCACGCTGTTCTTCTGGCTCGACATGCCCGTGCTCGTGTGGGCATCGGTGGGCCTGCTCGTCGTGGGTGCGATCGTCGGCTGGGTCATGACCAAGGCCGGTTACGGCGCGAACGGCGCGAAGTCCAACCCGAAGGCGCACTGA
- the trpC gene encoding indole-3-glycerol phosphate synthase TrpC gives MLADLTAGAVEDAEQRAASRSPADVERDALAQTPARDALAALAPADRVKIIAEVKRASPSRGDLASIPDPALQARLYEEGGASAISVLTEGRKFKGSLADLEAVRASVSVPVLRKDFLATPYQVLEARASGADLVLLIVAALDQKTLSELYTLTGELGMTALVETHSADELERAADIGAKLIGVNARNLSTFELDRDLFGSLADRFPADAVKIAESAVLTPADVAHYRAAGADVVLVGEALVTGDPVATLRAFLQETT, from the coding sequence GTGCTGGCCGATCTCACGGCCGGAGCGGTGGAAGATGCCGAGCAGCGCGCCGCGTCGCGCTCTCCCGCCGACGTCGAGCGCGACGCGCTCGCGCAGACGCCCGCGCGCGATGCGCTGGCCGCACTGGCCCCCGCCGACCGGGTGAAGATCATCGCCGAGGTCAAGCGCGCGAGCCCCTCGCGCGGCGATCTGGCGAGTATCCCCGACCCCGCTCTGCAGGCGCGCCTGTACGAGGAGGGCGGCGCGTCGGCCATCTCGGTGCTCACCGAGGGCCGCAAGTTCAAGGGCAGTCTCGCCGATCTCGAGGCCGTCCGTGCCTCCGTGTCGGTTCCCGTGCTGCGCAAGGACTTCCTCGCGACGCCGTACCAGGTGCTCGAGGCCCGCGCGTCGGGTGCCGACCTGGTGCTGCTCATCGTCGCCGCGCTCGACCAGAAGACACTGAGCGAGCTGTACACCCTCACCGGCGAGCTGGGCATGACCGCCCTCGTCGAGACGCACTCCGCCGACGAGCTCGAACGTGCCGCCGACATCGGCGCGAAGCTCATCGGCGTCAACGCCCGGAACCTGTCGACGTTCGAACTCGACCGCGACCTGTTCGGGTCGCTCGCCGATCGCTTCCCCGCGGACGCGGTCAAGATCGCCGAATCGGCGGTGCTGACCCCCGCCGACGTCGCGCACTACCGCGCCGCCGGCGCCGACGTCGTGCTCGTCGGCGAGGCGCTCGTCACCGGTGATCCCGTCGCAACGCTCCGCGCTTTCCTCCAGGAGACGACATGA
- the trpA gene encoding tryptophan synthase subunit alpha, which produces MSSRVSAAIDAAHEAGRSAFVGYLPAGYPDVATSVEAIVGLAEAGADVIELGPPYSDPVMDGLVIQEATQTALANGFRMRDLFTIIREVTARTDVPILVMTYWNLVEQYGVDRYADELVAAGGAGLITPDITPDAGEAWIAASERTGLDRVFLAAPTSSDERLRMIVDASTGFVYTVSTMGITGERASLDAAARALVERLRAFGATHACVGIGISNAEQVAGVAEYADGAIVGTALVKALRDGGVDALSTLARELSAGTARRA; this is translated from the coding sequence GTGAGTTCGCGCGTCTCCGCCGCCATCGACGCCGCCCACGAGGCCGGTCGCAGCGCATTCGTCGGCTACCTGCCGGCCGGATACCCCGACGTCGCCACCAGCGTCGAGGCGATCGTCGGCCTCGCCGAGGCGGGCGCCGACGTGATCGAGCTCGGCCCGCCGTACAGCGACCCCGTCATGGACGGCCTCGTCATCCAGGAGGCCACGCAGACGGCGCTCGCGAACGGCTTCCGCATGCGCGACCTGTTCACCATCATCCGCGAGGTCACCGCGCGCACCGACGTGCCGATCCTCGTCATGACGTACTGGAACCTCGTGGAGCAGTACGGCGTCGACCGCTACGCCGACGAGCTCGTCGCGGCGGGCGGAGCCGGCCTCATCACGCCCGACATCACCCCCGACGCTGGTGAGGCGTGGATCGCCGCGAGCGAGCGCACGGGCCTGGATCGCGTCTTCCTCGCCGCCCCGACCTCGAGCGACGAGCGGCTGCGCATGATCGTCGACGCGTCGACGGGATTCGTCTACACGGTGTCGACGATGGGCATCACGGGGGAGCGGGCGTCCCTGGATGCCGCGGCTCGCGCCCTCGTCGAGCGTCTGCGCGCGTTCGGAGCCACGCACGCGTGCGTGGGCATCGGCATCTCCAATGCCGAGCAGGTCGCGGGCGTCGCCGAGTACGCCGACGGCGCGATCGTGGGCACGGCGCTGGTCAAGGCGCTCCGCGACGGCGGCGTCGACGCCCTGTCGACCCTCGCCCGGGAGCTGTCCGCCGGTACCGCGCGGCGCGCCTAG
- the trpB gene encoding tryptophan synthase subunit beta, which produces MTTAPTQSLRDQKGPFFGAFGGRYMPESLIAAIDELTAVYESAMADPAFHAELTALLHDYAGRPSVLTEVPRFAEHAGGARVYLKREDLNHTGSHKINNVLGQALLTKRLGKTRVIAETGAGQHGVATATAAALFGLDCVIYMGEVDTERQALNVARMRLLGAEVVPVTTGSRTLKDAINEAYRDWVASVETTNYIFGTAAGPHPFPAMVRDFQKIIGEETRAEFLERLGRLPDAVFACVGGGSNAIGMFDAFLDDPDVALYGVEAAGDGVDTPQHAASIERGRPGVLHGARTYVLQDEDGQTIESHSISAGLDYPGVGPEHAWLADIGRAQYIPATDDEAMQALRLLSRTEGIIPAIESAHALAGALRVGRELGSDAVIAICLSGRGDKDMDTAARYFDLYDAQHAPEQPDGRVQTRAAEAVASAPGSPVDVTPAPDAASGAGVEL; this is translated from the coding sequence ATGACCACCGCTCCCACCCAGAGCCTGCGCGACCAGAAGGGCCCGTTCTTCGGCGCCTTCGGCGGTCGGTACATGCCCGAGTCGCTCATCGCGGCGATCGACGAACTGACCGCGGTGTACGAGTCGGCGATGGCCGACCCCGCGTTCCACGCCGAGCTCACCGCGCTGCTGCACGACTATGCGGGGCGCCCGTCGGTGCTCACCGAGGTGCCGCGCTTCGCCGAGCACGCCGGGGGCGCCCGCGTGTACCTCAAGCGCGAAGATCTCAACCACACCGGTTCGCACAAGATCAACAACGTGCTCGGCCAGGCGCTGCTCACCAAGCGCCTCGGCAAGACCCGCGTCATCGCCGAGACCGGCGCCGGCCAGCACGGTGTCGCCACGGCCACCGCGGCCGCGCTGTTCGGCCTCGACTGCGTCATCTACATGGGCGAGGTCGACACCGAGCGACAGGCCCTCAACGTCGCCCGCATGCGACTGCTCGGCGCCGAGGTCGTGCCCGTCACGACCGGTTCGCGCACGCTGAAAGACGCGATCAACGAGGCGTACCGCGACTGGGTCGCCTCGGTCGAGACGACCAACTACATCTTCGGTACGGCCGCCGGTCCCCACCCGTTCCCGGCGATGGTGCGCGACTTCCAGAAGATCATCGGCGAAGAGACGCGCGCCGAGTTCCTCGAGCGCCTCGGTCGGCTTCCGGATGCCGTGTTCGCCTGCGTCGGCGGCGGCTCCAACGCCATCGGCATGTTCGACGCCTTCCTCGACGACCCCGATGTCGCCCTGTACGGCGTCGAGGCGGCCGGTGACGGGGTCGACACGCCCCAGCACGCCGCGTCCATCGAACGGGGTCGCCCGGGCGTGCTGCACGGCGCGCGCACCTACGTGCTGCAGGACGAAGACGGCCAGACGATCGAGTCCCACTCGATCTCGGCCGGCCTCGACTACCCGGGCGTCGGCCCCGAGCACGCGTGGCTCGCCGACATCGGCCGCGCGCAGTACATCCCCGCGACCGACGACGAGGCGATGCAGGCGCTGCGACTGCTCTCGCGCACCGAGGGCATCATCCCCGCGATCGAGTCGGCGCACGCCCTGGCCGGAGCGCTCCGCGTCGGTCGCGAGCTCGGCTCGGATGCCGTCATCGCGATCTGCCTGTCCGGTCGCGGCGACAAAGACATGGACACCGCCGCGCGGTACTTCGACCTGTACGACGCCCAGCACGCGCCCGAGCAGCCCGATGGCCGCGTGCAGACGCGCGCGGCGGAGGCCGTGGCATCCGCCCCCGGGTCACCCGTCGATGTGACACCTGCTCCCGACGCCGCGAGCGGTGCGGGGGTCGAGCTGTGA
- the lgt gene encoding prolipoprotein diacylglyceryl transferase yields the protein MTFALSSAASGVLASIPSPTISYVDLGPLRIHFYALCIIAGIIVAVFLTNARLTRRGAEKWVVIDICLLAIPIAIIVARIYHVVTHLGFYFGPGSNPWNITQPGSVWAVWEGGIAIYGALIGGAIGAILGCKWTGIRFWTFADAVAPGLIIAQALGRFGNWFNQELFGQPTDLPWGLEIASGNPAIPVGLPSGTLFQPTFLYEVIWNLLGAAVILWAGSRFTLQWGKQFAIYLVWYSAGRIVWESIRVDPSDIILGLRTNVWAAIFGVVLGIVIFVVQSRRHHGLEPSPYAPGRESKAPRAVDSGDPSDFVDVSEPPATNATVGTSATSSPATN from the coding sequence ATGACGTTCGCCCTCTCGAGCGCCGCCTCCGGCGTGCTCGCCAGCATCCCGAGCCCGACGATCTCGTACGTCGACCTGGGTCCCCTCCGCATCCACTTCTATGCCCTCTGCATCATCGCGGGCATCATCGTGGCGGTCTTCCTCACCAACGCGCGTCTGACGCGTCGAGGAGCCGAGAAGTGGGTCGTCATCGACATCTGCCTGCTGGCCATCCCGATCGCCATCATCGTGGCGCGCATCTACCACGTGGTCACGCACCTCGGCTTCTACTTCGGGCCGGGCTCCAACCCGTGGAACATCACCCAGCCGGGCTCGGTGTGGGCGGTCTGGGAGGGCGGCATCGCCATCTACGGCGCCCTGATCGGTGGCGCGATCGGCGCCATCCTGGGCTGCAAGTGGACCGGCATCCGCTTCTGGACCTTCGCGGATGCCGTGGCCCCCGGCCTCATCATCGCCCAGGCCCTCGGCCGCTTCGGCAACTGGTTCAACCAGGAGCTGTTCGGTCAGCCCACCGACCTGCCCTGGGGCCTGGAGATCGCCTCGGGCAACCCGGCCATCCCCGTCGGACTGCCATCGGGCACGCTTTTCCAGCCGACTTTCCTGTACGAGGTCATCTGGAATCTGCTCGGTGCGGCCGTCATCCTGTGGGCCGGCTCGCGCTTCACCCTGCAGTGGGGCAAGCAGTTCGCGATCTACCTCGTGTGGTACTCCGCGGGCCGTATCGTCTGGGAATCCATCCGTGTCGACCCCAGCGACATCATTCTCGGTCTCCGCACGAACGTGTGGGCTGCGATCTTCGGCGTCGTGCTCGGCATCGTCATCTTCGTCGTCCAATCGCGTCGCCACCACGGTCTCGAGCCCTCGCCGTATGCGCCCGGGCGCGAGTCCAAGGCTCCGCGGGCTGTAGACTCAGGCGACCCCTCTGACTTCGTCGATGTGAGTGAGCCGCCCGCGACGAACGCCACTGTCGGCACGAGCGCCACAAGCAGCCCCGCCACGAACTAA
- the gltB gene encoding glutamate synthase large subunit, with translation MASSLRSDTVGGSFPARQGMYDPSFEKDACGLAMVATLRGEAGHDIIDLALTALRNLEHRGAIGSDAGTGDGAGILTQMPDAFLRAVVDFDLPPVGEYAAGMVFLPLGHDERSAMKAGIEEIARHENLEVLGWREVPVEPENLGKLAYDARPAFEQLFVSRPAVGEQPALSGIALDRRVYRLRKRARRELEAYFVSLSSRTLGYKGMVTTLQLEPFYPDLQDERFASELAVVHSRYSTNTFPSWPLAQPLRMLAHNGEINTVKGNRNWMRARQSQLESELIGDVRPLLPICTEGASDSASFDEVLELLTLTGRSLPHAILMMVPEAYEKQASIDPDLRAFYDYHSMQMEPWDGPAALIFTDGTLVGATLDRNGLRPGRWTETTDGLVVIGSETGVLDFAPERIKRRGRLQPGRMFLVDTAEGRIVEDEEIKAGLAAAQPWQEWLDKGRVKLSELPEREHIVHPIASITRRQRTFGYTEEEVRILLTPMGQGGAEPLGAMGSDAPVAVLSDRPRLLFDYFSQQFAQVTNPPLDSIREEVVTSLSLGLGPERNLLDWGPDHTRTVTLDFPVIDNDELAKIQHIDTALPGRSSVTIRGLYRVEAGHKGLQKRLTQMCSEVDAAIEDGAEFIVLSDRDSNKDLAPIPSLLMIAAVHHHLIRKETRMKVGLVVEAGDVREVHHVATLIGYGASAVNPYLAMETVEYLVRAGFITGVTPEKAVKNLIYALGKGVLKIMSKMGISTVSSYAGAQVFEAVGLSREFVDAYFTGTESKLGGVGLDVIAAENAARHEYAYPEDAAARAHERLWTGGEYQWRRDGAPHLFNPDTVFRLQHATRERRYDIFREYTQLIDDQAHELKTLRGLFGLRTGLRPAVPIDEVEPVSAIVKRFSTGAMSYGSISQEAHEVLAVAMNQIGGKSNTGEGGEDVDRLLDPTRRSAIKQVASGRFGVTSLYLTEADDIQIKLAQGAKPGEGGQLPPTKVYPWVARTRHATAGVGLISPPPHHDIYSIEDLKQLIFDLKRANPKARIHTKLVSQSGIGAVAAGVAKALSDVILVSGQDGGTGASPMNSLKHAGTPWELGLAETQQTLMLNGMRDRVVVQVDGQMKTGRDVIIGALLGAEEFGFATAPLVVSGCIMMRVCHLDTCPVGVATQNPVLRSRFTGKAEYIVNFMEFIAQEVREYLAALGYRSIDEIVGRSELLDANEAIQHWKARGLNLAPILEGPRFADDEPRRHGRSQNHELDEHFDVQLIERAQDVIAHGGQLTIDLPIRNTARAVGTMLGHHVTKARGEHGLPENSIDVRLTGSAGQSFGAFMPAGITLRLEGDSNDYVGKGLSGGTIVVRPPRGSTFPASENVIAGNVIGYGATQGQMFLGGVVGERFLVRNSGATAVVEGVGDHALEYMTGGLAVILGATGRNLGAGMSGGQAYVYRLDRDKVNREAMASGELVLGELGSGDAEILRDLLEKHVAETDSTLARRLLDDFETEVDNFVRVLPRDYAAVLQTRQEAVTEGLDPDGDVVWKRILEVTGG, from the coding sequence ATGGCTTCCAGCCTGCGTTCCGACACTGTCGGAGGCTCGTTCCCGGCCCGACAGGGAATGTATGACCCGTCGTTCGAGAAGGACGCCTGTGGCCTCGCCATGGTCGCCACTCTCCGCGGCGAAGCCGGTCACGACATCATCGATCTGGCGCTGACGGCGCTGCGCAACCTCGAGCACCGCGGTGCCATCGGCTCCGACGCGGGTACCGGTGACGGCGCCGGCATCCTCACGCAGATGCCCGACGCGTTCCTGCGCGCGGTCGTCGACTTCGACCTGCCGCCGGTGGGGGAGTACGCCGCCGGCATGGTGTTCCTGCCGCTCGGTCACGACGAGCGTTCCGCCATGAAGGCGGGGATCGAAGAGATCGCCCGTCACGAGAACCTCGAGGTGCTCGGATGGCGTGAGGTCCCCGTCGAGCCCGAGAACCTCGGCAAGCTCGCGTACGACGCGCGGCCCGCCTTCGAGCAGCTCTTCGTCTCGCGCCCCGCCGTGGGCGAGCAACCCGCGCTGTCGGGCATCGCACTCGACCGCCGGGTGTACCGGCTGCGCAAGCGCGCGCGCCGCGAGCTCGAGGCCTACTTCGTGTCGCTGTCCAGCCGCACGCTCGGCTACAAGGGCATGGTGACGACGCTCCAGCTCGAGCCGTTCTACCCCGACCTGCAGGACGAGCGGTTCGCGTCCGAGCTGGCCGTCGTGCACTCGCGCTACTCGACCAACACGTTCCCGTCGTGGCCGCTCGCGCAGCCCCTGCGCATGCTCGCGCACAACGGCGAGATCAACACCGTCAAGGGCAACCGCAACTGGATGCGGGCTCGTCAGTCGCAGCTGGAGTCCGAGCTCATCGGCGACGTGCGTCCGCTGCTGCCGATCTGCACCGAGGGCGCGAGCGACTCGGCATCCTTCGACGAGGTGCTCGAGCTGCTGACGCTCACCGGGCGGAGCCTGCCGCACGCCATCCTCATGATGGTTCCCGAGGCGTACGAGAAGCAGGCGTCGATCGACCCCGACCTGCGGGCGTTCTACGACTACCACTCCATGCAGATGGAGCCCTGGGACGGCCCTGCCGCCCTCATCTTCACCGACGGCACGCTCGTCGGCGCCACCCTCGACCGCAACGGCCTGCGCCCCGGCCGGTGGACCGAGACCACCGACGGCCTCGTCGTCATCGGCTCCGAGACCGGCGTGCTCGACTTCGCGCCCGAGCGCATCAAGCGCCGCGGCCGCCTGCAGCCCGGCCGGATGTTCCTCGTCGACACCGCCGAGGGTCGCATCGTCGAGGACGAAGAGATCAAGGCCGGCCTCGCGGCGGCGCAGCCCTGGCAGGAGTGGCTCGACAAGGGCCGCGTCAAGCTCAGCGAGCTGCCCGAGCGCGAGCACATCGTGCACCCGATCGCCTCGATCACGCGGCGCCAGCGCACCTTCGGCTACACCGAAGAAGAGGTGCGCATCCTGCTCACCCCGATGGGTCAGGGCGGCGCAGAGCCGCTCGGCGCCATGGGCAGCGACGCGCCCGTCGCCGTGCTCAGCGACCGCCCGCGCCTGCTGTTCGACTACTTCTCGCAGCAGTTCGCGCAGGTCACCAACCCACCGCTGGACTCGATCCGCGAAGAGGTCGTCACCTCGCTGTCGCTGGGGCTCGGACCCGAGCGGAACCTGCTCGACTGGGGACCCGACCACACCCGCACCGTGACGCTCGACTTCCCGGTGATCGACAACGACGAGCTCGCCAAGATCCAGCACATCGACACCGCCCTCCCGGGTCGGTCGTCGGTGACGATCCGCGGTCTCTACCGCGTGGAGGCCGGACACAAGGGGCTTCAGAAGCGCCTCACGCAGATGTGCTCCGAGGTCGACGCGGCCATCGAAGACGGTGCCGAGTTCATCGTGCTCAGCGACCGCGACTCGAACAAAGACCTGGCGCCCATCCCGTCGCTGCTCATGATCGCCGCCGTGCACCACCACCTCATCCGCAAAGAGACCCGCATGAAGGTGGGTCTCGTAGTCGAGGCCGGTGACGTGCGCGAGGTGCATCACGTGGCGACGCTGATCGGCTACGGCGCGTCGGCGGTCAACCCGTACCTCGCCATGGAGACCGTGGAGTACCTCGTCCGTGCGGGCTTCATCACCGGCGTCACCCCCGAGAAGGCGGTCAAGAACCTGATCTACGCGCTCGGCAAGGGCGTGCTGAAGATCATGTCGAAGATGGGCATCTCCACGGTGTCGTCGTACGCCGGCGCCCAGGTGTTCGAAGCCGTCGGCCTGTCGCGCGAGTTCGTCGACGCGTACTTCACCGGCACCGAGAGCAAGCTCGGCGGTGTGGGCCTCGACGTCATCGCGGCCGAGAACGCCGCGCGCCACGAGTACGCCTACCCCGAGGATGCCGCAGCCCGGGCGCACGAGCGCCTCTGGACGGGCGGCGAGTACCAGTGGCGCCGAGACGGCGCCCCGCACCTGTTCAACCCCGACACGGTGTTCCGCCTGCAGCACGCCACGCGCGAGCGCCGCTACGACATCTTCCGCGAGTACACGCAGCTGATCGACGATCAGGCGCACGAGCTGAAGACGCTCCGCGGCCTCTTCGGCCTGCGCACGGGTCTGCGTCCCGCGGTGCCGATCGACGAGGTCGAGCCCGTCTCGGCGATCGTCAAGCGCTTCTCGACCGGCGCGATGAGCTACGGCTCGATCTCGCAGGAGGCGCACGAGGTTCTCGCCGTGGCGATGAACCAGATCGGCGGCAAGAGCAACACCGGTGAGGGCGGCGAAGACGTCGACCGTCTTCTCGACCCCACGCGTCGCAGCGCCATCAAGCAGGTGGCATCCGGTCGCTTCGGCGTCACGAGCCTGTACCTCACCGAGGCCGACGACATCCAGATCAAGCTCGCCCAGGGCGCCAAGCCCGGCGAGGGCGGTCAGCTGCCGCCGACCAAGGTGTACCCGTGGGTGGCGCGCACGCGTCACGCGACCGCGGGCGTCGGGCTCATCTCGCCGCCGCCGCACCACGACATCTACTCGATCGAAGACCTCAAGCAGCTGATCTTCGACCTCAAGCGCGCCAACCCCAAGGCCCGGATCCACACCAAGCTCGTCAGCCAGTCGGGCATCGGCGCGGTCGCGGCCGGTGTGGCCAAAGCGCTGAGCGATGTCATCCTGGTGTCCGGTCAAGACGGCGGCACGGGCGCGAGCCCGATGAACTCGCTCAAGCACGCCGGCACGCCGTGGGAGCTGGGCCTCGCCGAGACGCAGCAGACGCTCATGCTCAACGGCATGCGCGACCGCGTCGTGGTGCAGGTCGACGGTCAGATGAAGACCGGCCGCGACGTCATCATCGGCGCACTGCTCGGCGCCGAGGAGTTCGGCTTCGCGACCGCCCCGCTGGTGGTCTCGGGCTGCATCATGATGCGCGTCTGCCACCTCGACACGTGCCCGGTGGGTGTCGCCACGCAGAACCCGGTTCTGCGTTCGCGCTTCACCGGCAAGGCCGAGTACATCGTGAACTTCATGGAGTTCATCGCGCAGGAGGTGCGCGAGTACCTCGCAGCCCTGGGCTACCGCTCGATCGACGAGATCGTCGGACGCTCCGAGTTGCTGGATGCCAATGAGGCGATCCAGCACTGGAAGGCACGAGGCCTCAACCTCGCGCCGATCCTCGAGGGCCCCCGTTTCGCCGACGACGAGCCGCGCCGACACGGCCGCAGCCAGAACCACGAGCTCGACGAGCACTTCGACGTGCAGCTGATCGAACGCGCGCAGGACGTGATCGCGCACGGCGGCCAGCTGACCATCGACCTGCCGATCCGCAACACCGCCCGCGCGGTGGGGACGATGCTCGGCCACCACGTCACCAAGGCGCGGGGCGAGCACGGCCTGCCCGAGAACTCGATCGACGTGCGCCTGACCGGTTCCGCCGGTCAGTCGTTCGGCGCGTTCATGCCGGCCGGCATCACGCTGCGCCTCGAGGGCGACTCGAACGACTACGTCGGCAAGGGCTTGTCGGGCGGCACCATCGTGGTGCGTCCCCCGCGCGGGTCGACGTTCCCGGCATCCGAGAACGTCATCGCCGGCAACGTCATCGGCTACGGAGCCACCCAGGGGCAGATGTTCCTCGGCGGCGTCGTGGGCGAGCGCTTCCTCGTGCGCAACTCCGGTGCCACTGCGGTGGTCGAGGGCGTGGGCGACCACGCGCTGGAGTACATGACCGGTGGCCTGGCCGTGATCCTCGGCGCCACGGGTCGCAACCTCGGCGCCGGCATGTCGGGCGGGCAGGCCTACGTCTACCGCCTCGACCGCGACAAGGTGAACCGCGAGGCCATGGCATCCGGCGAGCTCGTCCTGGGCGAACTCGGATCCGGGGATGCCGAGATCCTGCGCGACCTGCTCGAGAAGCACGTCGCGGAGACCGATTCCACCCTCGCCCGTCGTCTGCTCGACGACTTCGAGACCGAGGTGGACAACTTCGTCCGGGTGCTGCCGCGCGACTACGCCGCGGTGCTGCAGACCCGCCAGGAGGCGGTCACGGAGGGGCTCGACCCCGACGGCGACGTCGTCTGGAAGCGCATTCTGGAGGTGACGGGTGGCTGA
- a CDS encoding Trp biosynthesis-associated membrane protein, which yields MRRARSTAVHAMLLAGAIGVIASTQTWIDVTLDDGAQQTLAVPGAEALPVLTPLSLAALALGAALSIVGPVLRYVFGVLGALIAALVGIGTAQLLFVTPVSATASTVTDATGISGTDAVASLVSDLSLTPWPAVTLLAQVVLAAASVFTILTARRWASGAGRKYRTAAEAGGDAGRPHDPIDSWDDLSRGDDPTA from the coding sequence ATGCGTCGCGCCCGCTCCACGGCGGTGCACGCGATGCTCCTGGCCGGCGCGATCGGCGTCATCGCCTCGACCCAGACGTGGATCGACGTCACCCTCGACGACGGCGCACAACAGACGCTGGCCGTCCCGGGCGCCGAGGCGCTGCCCGTGCTCACCCCGCTGAGCCTGGCCGCCCTCGCCCTGGGCGCGGCTCTGTCGATCGTCGGTCCGGTGCTGCGCTACGTCTTCGGCGTGTTGGGCGCGCTCATCGCCGCGCTGGTGGGCATCGGCACCGCTCAGCTGCTCTTCGTCACGCCCGTCTCCGCGACCGCGTCCACCGTCACCGACGCCACGGGCATCTCGGGAACGGATGCCGTCGCCTCCCTCGTCTCCGACCTGTCGCTGACCCCCTGGCCCGCGGTGACGCTGCTGGCCCAGGTCGTGCTGGCCGCGGCATCCGTCTTCACCATCCTCACGGCACGGCGTTGGGCCTCCGGCGCCGGCCGCAAGTACCGCACCGCCGCCGAGGCCGGGGGCGACGCCGGTCGCCCGCACGACCCGATCGACTCGTGGGACGACCTGTCCCGCGGGGACGACCCCACGGCCTGA
- a CDS encoding glutamate synthase subunit beta: MADPKGFLKTTERELPKRRPVPVRIMDWKEVYEPGDSAVIKRQAGRCMDCGIPFCHKGCPLGNLIPEWNDLTWRGEGRAAIERLHATNNFPEFTGRLCPAPCESSCVLGINQPPVTIKQVEVSIIDEAFSNGWVEPEPPERLTGKTVAVVGSGPAGLAAAQQLTRAGHTVAVFERDDRIGGLMRYGIPDFKMEKRHLELRLRQMQAEGTRFRAGVEIGKDISWSDLRARYDAVVVATGATVPRDLPIPGRDLDGVHFAMEYLVEGNKAVAGDQIPQQITAEGKHVVVIGGGDTGADCIGTAHRQGALSVTNLAIGKQPPSERPAEQPWPMMPNLFEMASAHEEGGERTFLASTVEFLGNAAGEVRALRVAETEYVDGRRVPKSGTEREIPADLVLIAMGFTGPEREHLESQLDTQFTNRGNVERDATYATTTPGVFVAGDAGRGQSLIVWAIAEGRAAAAEVDTFLMGETVLPAPVRPTDVAIGLLPA, encoded by the coding sequence GTGGCTGACCCGAAGGGTTTTCTCAAGACCACGGAGCGCGAGCTCCCGAAGCGTCGTCCGGTGCCCGTGCGCATCATGGACTGGAAAGAGGTGTACGAGCCGGGGGATTCGGCCGTCATCAAGCGCCAGGCCGGACGCTGCATGGATTGCGGCATCCCGTTCTGCCACAAGGGCTGCCCGCTGGGGAACCTCATCCCCGAGTGGAACGACCTGACGTGGCGCGGCGAGGGCCGCGCGGCGATCGAGCGGCTGCACGCGACCAACAACTTCCCGGAGTTCACCGGGCGCCTGTGCCCGGCACCGTGCGAGAGCTCGTGCGTGCTGGGGATCAACCAGCCTCCGGTGACGATCAAGCAGGTCGAGGTCTCGATCATCGACGAGGCGTTCTCGAACGGCTGGGTCGAGCCCGAGCCGCCGGAGCGCCTGACCGGTAAGACGGTCGCCGTGGTCGGGTCGGGCCCGGCCGGCCTCGCAGCGGCCCAGCAGCTCACGCGCGCCGGTCACACCGTGGCGGTGTTCGAACGCGACGACCGCATCGGCGGGCTCATGCGCTACGGCATCCCGGACTTCAAGATGGAGAAGCGCCACCTCGAGCTGCGCCTGCGGCAGATGCAGGCCGAAGGTACGCGCTTCCGCGCGGGCGTCGAGATCGGCAAGGACATCTCGTGGAGCGACCTCCGTGCGCGCTACGACGCCGTGGTGGTCGCCACCGGCGCCACCGTGCCGCGCGACCTGCCCATCCCCGGCCGCGACCTCGACGGCGTGCACTTCGCCATGGAGTACCTCGTCGAGGGCAACAAGGCCGTCGCCGGCGATCAGATCCCGCAGCAGATCACGGCCGAGGGCAAGCACGTCGTCGTCATCGGCGGCGGCGACACCGGCGCCGACTGCATCGGCACGGCGCACCGTCAGGGCGCGCTGAGCGTGACGAACCTCGCGATCGGCAAGCAGCCCCCGTCGGAGCGCCCGGCCGAGCAGCCCTGGCCCATGATGCCGAACCTGTTCGAGATGGCCTCGGCGCACGAAGAGGGCGGGGAGCGCACGTTCCTGGCCTCGACCGTGGAGTTCCTCGGCAACGCCGCGGGCGAGGTGCGCGCGCTGCGCGTGGCCGAGACCGAGTACGTCGACGGGCGTCGCGTCCCCAAGAGCGGCACCGAGCGCGAGATCCCGGCCGACCTGGTGCTCATCGCCATGGGCTTCACCGGCCCGGAGCGCGAGCACCTCGAGAGCCAGCTCGACACGCAGTTCACGAACCGCGGAAACGTGGAGCGCGACGCGACCTACGCCACCACCACCCCGGGGGTGTTCGTCGCCGGCGACGCCGGGCGCGGTCAGTCCCTCATCGTGTGGGCCATCGCCGAGGGCCGCGCGGCCGCCGCCGAGGTCGACACGTTCCTCATGGGCGAGACGGTGCTGCCGGCACCGGTGCGCCCGACCGATGTCGCCATCGGCCTCCTGCCCGCCTAA